gcatgtattgtacacactgcagttggtgaaaaggcatgtctcaggatgaagcgatgttgaacagtgaaaaaaaaagcgaaaaaaaaagCGAAAAAAACAAAACCTTGCGGCAAACATAACAACAATGTAATACATTTAACCCCATAAATATGTGTTGACCATAAACTCAACTTATGTTTCTTGAAGATTGAAGATAGTGTGGTATGTAGAACTATAGATAGAGTAAATGTGGGAAGTCAGAGCCTGTCTACTTTCTTGCTCTCAATGTGGACTAGGTCCCTATATTGTTGCTTGATGAATGTACTTTACCTCACAGCTAATGGGGCTAACCCATATTGACAAATTCTTGGGAAGCATGTACTACTAAAGACAACACATCCACCCTTGTTTACTATTGATACCCACTAATCCATTAATACTGCCCACTAACAACATGAATTATGACGACAAAATACAATAAACTATGACAGAGACCTAGTATAAAAGGGATACAGCTTGACCAGAAAGAACATGTGAAGTCAGCATCTAAAGCAAGCAGAGAAAATGATGCTCTCAAGTTTGCTGCTTACTGTGGCGTGCTGCATTTTCCTGGTAAGCAATAAGCTAATATTTAATATGAAAGGTTTTGGTTATCTTTGATAGGTTGGAAGTGCAAATGGAACGGTAGACCTCTTCTCTCGTAGAACCAGTTCCTCTGATGTCGGAGAAACTTATAAGATAAGTTAGTACTCAGTCTACATATGCATGTTAATAGGCAGTACTATTTTTAGTATACGATATTTCTTTCGTGTTAGTTTTCTACCAGTTTTAAATTAAGCCTGCATATACCGGTGTGAACAGTTAGCTTAAATGGTTAAAAAGTTTTGGTCCTACGTGTTATACTCAAACAGCAAGTATTAAAAACTTACATAGACAAACCTTGTTACCAAATTAGAAGTTAAAATACTCATACCTTCAGTAACTACACCTACACATAAAAAAAAATATATGACAATAGTATTAATATGATGCTCTTATTTCTAAAGGTAATTCCAAAGCCACCAAAGAATACAAAGATTTAATCAGACCAAGGCGTTACCCCCACTGCACAAGTGGACCTTTCAGAAGAGATTACTACCAGAGTGGATACTTCTACTATCCACCAGTCAAGGTCTGGTTGTGTGATGATCTGTACTGCAAGCGTCCTGGCAAATGTGTACCCACCCGTGTACGTCACTTCTATCGATGGGTTGTTGTGTACAAGTGCTCAAGCCGATATTGCTACTTTTATGGAATCCGATACTTAAAATTCACCCATCACTTGAGCTGCAAATGTGCCGAGTGCACTAGTGATGCACATTGTCGTTGGCCTAAGAAGTGCAACAGATACACATGGACCTGTGAATGCCCTGCTACTGGATCATGCCATCGAGGCTACACATGGAATCGCTACAAGTGCAAGTGTGTGAAGAAGTACTGAAGGACCAAGGAAAATCGGACTGTCACATGAGTACACTAGAAACTTTAGAACTGTTACAAAAATGTTTTGTGTAATATCTGCATACACATTGTATTCACCACCATGCATTAAAAATTTATCAAAGAAAAGTTTAACATAGGACTTTACGTATATCATGGGATAGCCTAACTAACATACCAAACACACTCAACACATCCCACTTCAAGAGCACACCTAGTCTATCATGATAAAGTAGTTAGTATCTTCCAATGACAGTAAACAGGACAGTTACTAGCTCATTATGACCATAGCGGGACAATTGGAAACCAAAATGTGGTCAGTACTGGCTGGTAATAAAATAATGGgagctatatatatacagttaAAAATGGAAAGAATGAAGAAACAAGATTACAAATCCACATTGATGCAATAATCAGAAGCACAATAAGACTGACTAATTAAGACTGTGGAAGACACCATATATACTGACTGCTTTTAAACAGTTCATTTAAAAGGTACACAAtattctgaaaaaaaaaaaaaaataataaacaacaacATACAGTATAACCACAGTATGGTGCACTGTTTTTAAACCATTTTCATGCCATGTACGTATCTGCCGGTGGTGTCCATGGTACTAGTTTATACAAAGAATATAGGTGTGTGGGATCTGTATGCATTTAGGAACACATATAACACAAAGCTCTGCCACAAGCCAATAATTACATACTGTAACTGTTTTTTAATGCATATGCTTCTCACACAACAAGTTATCAGGTGGATTTGAATAAAACAACAACGATAGTACAAACTACAGACCTAGGAGTAATACTTAAACAAAATGTGAAATTATAAAATTAGCTATAGAATTACGAGAGTATTCAACTACTCTAGTAAAGCTTCATTTATTTAACAGAAAGAGTTTAGATAGCCAGTATTTGGATAACCAAAGTTTACGTTATGAAGATTTTGGTCCTATGTGACTATGCGGTTGTGACTTCACACTGCATGGTtctgttgtaataccatcagaccaacaaacacacataaaacAAATGCACCTTTTCTAAAAAACTTTAAGTGTGAGCATGGCTGAGCCAGACACTAAGAACGCTCATTTAAGGACATTTAGATCTTTAATTTTGGCTGTAGGGTAATTTCTCTGTGTGAAGGGAAATGATGCAACCCCAGTCTTCCTTAAACTGCATGGGTATAGCAAGACTAAATTTGGTATTGTTTGCATAATACTGTAATCAAATAGACTACATCATTGTTCAGTGTACATAAGACAATGTCACCTTAAAGGCACAATAGTTATATTATATAATTTGCATGTTTCGCGTATGCACACAAGCATGGcagcacacacacttttaccTAACTGTGCAAGTATCATTCCTTTGATTGACTGGAACAAAATACTAGATACTGCACCAATCGTGTAGAGTACTTTAATCTCaaaaatgacatttgtggtcTACAAAGACAACAAAGAATCGAACGgaacttgttgcaaggtgataggagcaaccgtTATCATGTCATGGACCACTTTATTTAGGTATGCAAAGGGTTTGGGTGCTTCCTTACCAAAAATTTATTTACACGGCTAGTTTTGGTCTCACCATTCagtgttagggtaaaacccaAGGTATTATTTTAATCTTTATTACACTACAAGTAGAATAACAAAAAATTGTATAGCCATCGGACAgatgcttcaaaagttacagtgtTTTGTGCAAGGCATATTATTATAAGTTTGAATCCAGTTTTCTTGGTTTAAAGGTTAAGACAATGACTTCTAACGGTCATTCTAGTCAGGTCGAACTTTTATACTATACAGTTCCTAGTCAGATCTTAATGTAGTTTTTATTCTTCATTTAagcttctccaagtagcccagcgAACAGGCTTTCAACCAACATGTAGTTTTAGACTATGAGAATTGTCACTGTACATCACCTAATGTCGCCATGCaagcccatattgtgtaaacaagcATTCCCCATAAGTTatctgcaggtttaagggttaagcaaGCAGAGAAAATGACACTCTGAAGTTTACTGTTCACTGTGATGTGCTGCATTCTCCTTGCAAACAAAGTGAATATCATGTGAGTATGGCATGAAACATTGCATTTCTTGATGTTGAGAGTGCACATGGAATAGACCTCTATTCTTCTTGTACCAATAATTCCCAAGTGGAAACTTACAAGATAAGTCATTACaaatacaagtagaaggaaaaattaagaattttaagttgggaatataaaaagtggtgaaacaggaaggttgcctatacttgCAGATATTCTAGTGGAAATAACCCCCAAACTTCAGTATactaaccatgactgaattagggattaaatgtccaccagtatataggcaatcttccttgtttcaccgttttttagctattcccttgtttcacaactttttttttctttgatcctaatacaacttaaaattcctaatttttgtttACTGTAAAATAACAAAATGAACCCATGTATACACCACATAAAAGAAAGAACAGTGCCAGGAATGCCATAAAAGTAATCTTGAGTCAGAATGCgtaccccaacaatcaattatgtaacggaaagggaggtggccattacactttgttt
This portion of the Dysidea avara chromosome 12, odDysAvar1.4, whole genome shotgun sequence genome encodes:
- the LOC136240400 gene encoding uncharacterized protein, translated to MMLSSLLLTVACCIFLVGSANGTVDLFSRRTSSSDVGETYKISNSKATKEYKDLIRPRRYPHCTSGPFRRDYYQSGYFYYPPVKVWLCDDLYCKRPGKCVPTRVRHFYRWVVVYKCSSRYCYFYGIRYLKFTHHLSCKCAECTSDAHCRWPKKCNRYTWTCECPATGSCHRGYTWNRYKCKCVKKY